A window from Anser cygnoides isolate HZ-2024a breed goose chromosome 1, Taihu_goose_T2T_genome, whole genome shotgun sequence encodes these proteins:
- the SERHL2 gene encoding serine hydrolase-like protein 2 encodes MFSEVKFPVPWGHLAAKAWGPPEGHPVLCLHGWLDNANTFDRLIPLLPKDHHYVAMDFSGHGLSSHRPAGSPYHFLDYVSDVRRVAAALQWRRFTLMGHSMGGAVAGMFCFLYPEMVDKLILLENLGFLLAPEDTEAWLKSKRMVIDRLLSLEARQQAPKARSPEAALQRLLEANRHLTAEGGAILLQRGATETPAGLVYNRDMRVRTQSRESLTVEQCVKLLQKIQDRVLIVLARDGLLVPHKLESKNHFVIALREAFERTLKEHIQLVEVPGSHFVHMNEPEVVSGIISNFLAAHNTRARL; translated from the exons ATGTTCTCAGAGGTGAAGTTTCCCGTGCCCTGGGGCCATTTGGCAGCCAAGGCCTGGGGACCCCCGGAGGGACACCCTGTGCTGTGCTTGCATGGCTGGCTGGACAATGCCAACACCTTTGACAGGCTCATCCCTCTGCTCCCCAAAG ATCACCATTACGTGGCAATGGATTTTTCTGGCCATGGTTTGTCATCCCACCGACCGGCAGGCTCCCCCTACCATTTTCTGGATTATGTGAGCGATGTGCGCCGGGTAGCAGCAG CATTGCAGTGGAGACGGTTCACCCTGATGGGTCACAGTATGG GTGGGGCTGTGGCAGGAATG TTCTGTTTCCTTTATCCTGAGATGGTGGACAAGCTGATCCTGCTGGAAAATCTGGGCTTTCTGCTAGCTCCAGAG GACACTGAGGCGTGGCTGAAATCAAAACGGATGGTTATCGACAGATTACTGAGCTTAGAGGCAAGGCAGCAAGCTCCCAAAGCACGTAGCCCTGAAGCAGCATTGCAGAG GCTGTTAGAAGCAAACAGACATCTGACAGCTGAGGGTGGGGCGATCCTGCTGCAGCGAGGAGCAACTGAGACACCCGCTG GGCTGGTGTATAACAGAGACATGAGAGTCCGTACG CAGAGTCGAGAATCCCTCACCGTGGAGCAGTGTGTGAAGCTCTTGCAGAAGATCCAGGATCGTGTGCTCATCGTTTT AGCACGAGATGGACTCTTGGTACCGCACAAGCTGGAGAGCAAAAACCACTTTGTGATAGCCCTACGGGAGGCATTTGAGCGTACCCTCAAAGAG CACATCCAGCTAGTAGAGGTGCCCGGGAGTCATTTTGTGCACATGAACGAGCCTGAGGTGGTGTCCGGGATCATCAGCAACTTCCTGGCAGCGCACAACACCAGAGCAAGGCTCTAG
- the RRP7A gene encoding ribosomal RNA-processing protein 7 homolog A, which yields MAAARQRAAGAAPPGYTALAVKFGERQRSPHCLLVKEHRVREGPGDAHPPGRTLFVLNVPPYCGPESLSRLFASCGPVQGVDVRDKPGPGEKTEKLSSKFFSRRTATGFQVAYVVFKKPASIQAVKALAEEGPLLISTDSHPVKTGISKWIARYADSVVDQEKLKTEVDTFMQDYDKKIAQEEAKAAQEEGVPDKEGWVKVTRKGRKPGLPRTEAANLRVLEREKRKRARKELLNFYAWQHRETKREHIAQLRKKFEEDKQRIALMRAQRKFRPY from the exons ATGGCGGCCGCCAGGCAGCGTGCGGCAGGAGCGGCGCCGCCGGGCTACACGG CCCTGGCGGTGAAGTTCGGGGAGCGGCAGCGCTCGCCCCACTGCCTGCTGGTGAAGGAGCACCGCGTGCGGGAAGGGCCCGGCGACGCGCACCCGCCCGGCCGCACCCTCTTCGTCCTCAACGTGCCCCCGTACTGCGGCCCG GAGTCCCTGTCCAGGTTGTTCGCCAGCTGCGGGCCGGTGCAGGGCGTGGACGTCAGGGACaagccggggccgggggagaAGACGGAAAAACTCAGCTCCAAGTTCTTCAGCCGCAGGACTGCGACG ggATTTCAAGTAGCATACGTGGTGTTCAAGAAACCAGCTAGCATCCAAGCAGTCAAGGCCCTGGCAGAGGAAGGTCCCTTGCTGATATCAACAGACAGTCACCCTGTGAAAACTGGCATTAGCA AGTGGATCGCCAGATACGCAGACTCAGTAGTGGATCAGGAAAAACTGAAGACTGAGGTGGACACCTTCATGCAAGACTATGACAAAAAGATAGCACAG GAAGAAGCCAAAGCGGCCCAGGAGGAGGGCGTGCCAGATAAGGAGGGCTGGGTGAAGGTAACACGGAAGGGCCGGAAGCCTGGCCTGCCCCGGACAGAGGCCGCCAACCTGCGGGTGCTGGAGAGGGAGAAGCGGAAAAGGGCCCGCAAAGAGCTGCTCAACTTCTACGCCTGGCAGCATCGCGAGACCAAGAGAGAGC ATATTGCCCAGTTGAGGAAGAAATTTGAAGAAGACAAGCAAAGAATCGCACTGATGCGAGCCCAGCGCAAGTTTAGACCATACTGA
- the POLDIP3 gene encoding polymerase delta-interacting protein 3 isoform X1: MADLSLDELIRKRGVTGKGRLNTRPVFGGVRSRIGIQQNLLSRSSPAVNFQRTFDARQKIGLTDARHKLGVKDAREKLVQKDARFKIKGKVQDAREMLNSRKQQSVAAEKVTKVVDAREKISLKRNTPAAISPAMGTVNPAVKITKTIQKAPVPGHSHPAGMRINVVNNHTHKQGLYDMEDDDESVSPLPSKQMKITTTNSFLHNATGLSGNKFSLSKTVPLTKVVQNDTYTAPPAPPSPMRTKALTNMSRTLVTKEEPPKEPAPVELAFSPLEGTKMTVNNLHPRVTEEDIVELFCVCGALKRARLVHPGVAEVVFVKKEDAITAYKKYNNRCLDGQPMKCNLHMNGNVITSDQPILLRLSDTPSVKKEGEPRRTSASTASNPPAEVDPDTILKALFKSSGVSSSVQPTEFKIKL, translated from the exons gcttaaCACCAGGCCAGTATTTGGAGGTGTAAGATCTCGCATTGGGATCCAGCAAAATCTTCTGAGTAGATCATCACCAGCCGTTAACTTCCAGCGGACGTTCGATGCCCGACAGAAGATCGGCCTCACTGATGCCCGGCACAAACTGGGGGTTAAAGATGCTCGGGAAAAACTGGTTCAAAAGGACGCTCGGttcaaaataaaagggaagGTGCAGGATGCTCGAGAGATGTTGAATTCCCGTAAGCAGCAAAGTGTTGCTGCTGAAAAGGTGACCAAAGTGGTGGATGCCAGAGAGAAGATCAGTTTAAAAAGGAACACTCCAGCTGCTATCAGCCCAGCTATGGGGACAGTAAATCCAGCTGTGAAAATCACCAAAACTATTCAA AAAGCTCCAGTCCCCGGACACTCTCATCCAGCAGGAATGAGGATCAACGTGGTGAACAACCATACACACAAGCAG GGTCTGTATGACATGGAAGATGATGATGAAAGTGTCTCTCCCCTTCCTAGCAAACAGATGAAAATCACCACCACAAACAGTTTCCTGCACAACGCG ACTGGGCTGAGTGGCAATAAGTTCTCTCTGTCCAAGACTGTTCCCCTGACTAAAGTGGTCCAGAATGATACGTACACGGCTCCACCTGCACCTCCTTCCCCAATGCGGACAAAGGCCTTGACAAACATGTCCCGGACCTTGGTGACAAAGGAGGAGCCTCCAAAAGAGCCAGCGCCTGTTGAG CTGGCATTCAGTCCCTTGGAAGGCACAAAGATGACCGTAAACAATCTGCATCCTCGCGTCACTGAGGAGGACATTGTT GAGTTATTCTGTGTGTGTGGTGCTCTGAAGCGAGCCCGACTGGTGCACCCAGGAGTGGCTGAAGTAGTCTTTGTGAAGAAAGAAGATGCAATCACAGCATATAAGAAATACAACAACAGATGCTTAGATG gTCAACCAATGAAATGCAACCTTCATATGAATGGGAATGTCATCACCTCAGACCAGCCTATATTGCT GCGATTGAGTGATACTCCttcagtgaagaaggaaggggaacCACGCCGGACAAGTGCAAGCACTGCGTCAAATCCCCCAGCTGAGGTGGACCCTGACACCATCTTGAAGGCACTCTTCAAATCCTCAGGGGTCTCTTCCTCTGTGCAGCCCACAGAATTCAAAATCAAACTCTGA
- the POLDIP3 gene encoding polymerase delta-interacting protein 3 isoform X2 — translation MADLSLDELIRKRGVTGKGRLNTRPVFGGVRSRIGIQQNLLSRSSPAVNFQRTFDARQKIGLTDARHKLGVKDAREKLVQKDARFKIKGKVQDAREMLNSRKQQSVAAEKVTKVVDAREKISLKRNTPAAISPAMGTVNPAVKITKTIQQKAPVPGHSHPAGMRINVVNNHTHKQGLYDMEDDDESVSPLPSKQMKITTTNSFLHNATGLSGNKFSLSKTVPLTKVVQNDTYTAPPAPPSPMRTKALTNMSRTLVTKEEPPKEPAPVELAFSPLEGTKMTVNNLHPRVTEEDIVELFCVCGALKRARLVHPGVAEVVFVKKEDAITAYKKYNNRCLDGQPMKCNLHMNGNVITSDQPILLRLSDTPSVKKEGEPRRTSASTASNPPAEVDPDTILKALFKSSGVSSSVQPTEFKIKL, via the exons gcttaaCACCAGGCCAGTATTTGGAGGTGTAAGATCTCGCATTGGGATCCAGCAAAATCTTCTGAGTAGATCATCACCAGCCGTTAACTTCCAGCGGACGTTCGATGCCCGACAGAAGATCGGCCTCACTGATGCCCGGCACAAACTGGGGGTTAAAGATGCTCGGGAAAAACTGGTTCAAAAGGACGCTCGGttcaaaataaaagggaagGTGCAGGATGCTCGAGAGATGTTGAATTCCCGTAAGCAGCAAAGTGTTGCTGCTGAAAAGGTGACCAAAGTGGTGGATGCCAGAGAGAAGATCAGTTTAAAAAGGAACACTCCAGCTGCTATCAGCCCAGCTATGGGGACAGTAAATCCAGCTGTGAAAATCACCAAAACTATTCAA CAGAAAGCTCCAGTCCCCGGACACTCTCATCCAGCAGGAATGAGGATCAACGTGGTGAACAACCATACACACAAGCAG GGTCTGTATGACATGGAAGATGATGATGAAAGTGTCTCTCCCCTTCCTAGCAAACAGATGAAAATCACCACCACAAACAGTTTCCTGCACAACGCG ACTGGGCTGAGTGGCAATAAGTTCTCTCTGTCCAAGACTGTTCCCCTGACTAAAGTGGTCCAGAATGATACGTACACGGCTCCACCTGCACCTCCTTCCCCAATGCGGACAAAGGCCTTGACAAACATGTCCCGGACCTTGGTGACAAAGGAGGAGCCTCCAAAAGAGCCAGCGCCTGTTGAG CTGGCATTCAGTCCCTTGGAAGGCACAAAGATGACCGTAAACAATCTGCATCCTCGCGTCACTGAGGAGGACATTGTT GAGTTATTCTGTGTGTGTGGTGCTCTGAAGCGAGCCCGACTGGTGCACCCAGGAGTGGCTGAAGTAGTCTTTGTGAAGAAAGAAGATGCAATCACAGCATATAAGAAATACAACAACAGATGCTTAGATG gTCAACCAATGAAATGCAACCTTCATATGAATGGGAATGTCATCACCTCAGACCAGCCTATATTGCT GCGATTGAGTGATACTCCttcagtgaagaaggaaggggaacCACGCCGGACAAGTGCAAGCACTGCGTCAAATCCCCCAGCTGAGGTGGACCCTGACACCATCTTGAAGGCACTCTTCAAATCCTCAGGGGTCTCTTCCTCTGTGCAGCCCACAGAATTCAAAATCAAACTCTGA